A window of Nisaea sediminum genomic DNA:
CCCTGGCCCCCCGCCTCCCAAAAAAGGCCCCCCGCGCCCCCGTCCCCGCCCCCCTCTTCGCTTTTCCAAGCATGCCACTTGTATCCGCGCATGTGCTTTTGCACATTGTCTCATAAGTGATGTGGTTGCGACGAACTTGAGAGATTCGACCACTCCGTAGCGAGTTCAGTAGGAGACCAGATATCCTTATAGCCGGCATCATCCTGCTTGTTGCTCTTCTGATGATCTTCGTCGAGCTTAAGGCCCCCGGTCGCACATGGCCGTCGGTGCGCGGATGGTGGAGCCGAGCCGTGGCTTTCAACCTCGTTCAGGCGTCCATGGTCTATGTTGCGGGCGCGACCTGGGATCGCTGGCTTCCGGGGCTCGCCGCCTGGCAAACCGACGAGCTTTTCGGGATGGAAGGCGGTGCGGTCTTCGGCTACCTCGTGATCACGTTCATTTACTATTGGTGGCACAGGGCCCGTCACGAGGTGGCGCTGTTCTGGCGGGTGTTTCACCAGATTCACCATAGCCCACAGCGGATCGAGATAATCACCAGCTTCTATAAGCACCCGGCTGAAATCGTCGTGAACAGCCTGCTGTCCAGCCTGGTGCTCTATGCCCTCTGCGGGCTCTCGCCGGAATCAGCAACGCTTGCGGTTCTCCTGACCGGACTTGCCGAACTGTTCTATCACTGGAACGTTCGCACCCCGTATTGGCTCGGGTTCTTCGTGCAACGTCCAGAAAGCCATTGCATCCACCACCGTAAGGGCTGGCATCGACAGAATTATTCGGACCTGCCGCTCTGGGACATTCTCTTCGGCACTTTCAACAATCCGAGGCAGTTCAACGATGCTTGTGGATTCGAAGCGGACCTCGAACAAAAGGTCGGGACGATGCTGCTTGGGGCAGATGTCCATGACGGATCAGCGAAAGGCCGCCGGCAATGATCCGGCGCTGGGCCGGCCCCACACTGCTGTTTCTTCTCGGCATCCTACAGATGACCGGCGATCTTGCCGGTTCACCGGTCGCAAAGGCGATCGGGGCGGCAACGGCCGCCTCTCCGGCTCCAAAAGTCTTCACTGCTCACGAGGGATTTGAAACCTACTCCTCAACATTCCACATTTCGTGGTTCGACAGGTCAGGCACCAGGCACGAGTTGCAGATTACGCCGGAGACCTATGGCGGTGTGGTCGGCCCCTACAATCGCCGCAACGCCTATGGAGCAGCGTTATCTTATGCTCCTGTCCTGCAATCCAATCCGATGACCCGTCCGCTTCACGACAGCGCTATACGATACACATTCTGCGGATCGTCAAAGATCCTCGAGGAGATCGGGATCGACAGGACCGATACGACCGGCGTCTACACCGTGCTCCTGCGCCCGCGTCAAATCCTGCCATCGGATCATTATTGGCGCCTGAGTTATGAGGTCGATTGCCGTGGAGAATAGTTGGACAGGCGGTCAGTACAGTCTTTTTCGGGTCCTCTTCGGGGTCTACCTGTTCGTACATTTCGGCTATCTCGCCGCGTGGGCGCCAGAGCTGTTTTCTAGCGCGGGGATGCTACCCAATGCATCGCTCAGCCCGCTGATCTCGGCTTTTCCCAATATTCTCGCCATCATCGATACACCGGGTTTCACCATCGGGCTCTCTCTGACCGCCGCCATTGCAGCACTGTTTTTCGCCATCGGCCGTTTCGACAGATTGGCTGCGATCTACATGTGGCTGATTCTCGCCAGTTTCCTCGGACGGAATCCGCTCATCACCAATCCGGCGATACCCTATGTCGGCTGGATGCTCCTCGCCCATCTGCTGCTCCCCCGCGCACCATATGGCTCTTGGATTGCCCGTGGACGAACGGATCCAGACGCTGGATGGCGTTTCCCCCCTGCGCTCTTCCTCGCGGCCTGGGCCATCCTTGGCCTCAGCTACAGCTACAGCGGCTACACGAAGCTCCTGAGCCCCTCCTGGGTGAGTGGGGAAAACGTGGCCTACGTGCTGACAAATCCGTTGGCGCGGGACTGGTGGTTACGTGATCTGTTTCTTGCCGCACCTCCGGTTCTGCTGAAAGGGCTCACCTGGTTTATTCTCGCTGTGGAACTGCTGTTCGCGCCGCTCAGCCTCTCGCGCCGATTCCGGCCTTGGCTATGGGGAGCAATGCTCTTCGTCCAGGCTGGATTCGCACTGTTGCTGAATTTCCCGGATCTTACCCTCGCCATGCTCCTGTTCCATCTCTTCACCTTCGACCCGGCTTGGGTGAAGCCGCGGGACATGACTGGAACGACCGTATTCTATGACGGTGGATGCGCACTCTGCCACGGCAGCGTGCGCTTTCTTCTTGCCGAAGAAAGAGCTGGTAAATTGACCTTTTCGCCACTTGGCAGTGCGTCGTTCATGGCGCGTGTGAGCAAGGCGGAAAGGGAACATATCGGAGACACCTTCGTCGTCTTGACCGGTTCAAACGAACTCCTGACTGAATCGGACGGTGTCATTCATGTTCTCAAGGGCTGCGGCGGCCTCTGGAGCCTGATCGCGGCCGGACTCGACCTGCTGCCGAAAATCGCGAGGGATTTCGGATATCGCCAGATCGGAAAGCGCCGGTACGCTTTGTTTGGCGGCAAGAACGAACTCTGCCCCATCGTCCCGGAACGCTTCCGGTCCAGAATACTTGCATGAACGTCGCTACGACACCTACCGCTCAGAGGCGAGTGAGCGCCTGCTCGATCTCGTTGACCGGCAAATGGGTCAGGTCCTTGTCGAGTTCCTTGCGAAGTTTGGCTTTGACTGGCTGGCTGTAATGCGACCTCAAACTACCGAGTGTCCTCGGATCCGCAATGACCACGAGATCGTCGAATTTCTTGGCCAGCGCCCAGTCATTGAGCTTCGCGGCCGTCTTTTCCGCAAAATGCTGCTTCTCGAGCACATGCCAGTTCGTTGCTTCTACGGCGCTTTTTTGACCGCCCGAAGGATCGTTAAGGCGGCCCGGCCGATCAGTGCCCTGCAAATGGTCTGCGGGATTGCTGGTGCGTTCGTTGTCAACCACGCGCAGATCGATCAGATCGGCATCGCCGTGGTTCTCGTAGACGACAAACCGTTCACCGTCGGCCACCAGAACCCATGCTTTATGCGCTACCTGCATTCCAATCCCCCTTTCTCGTTCTCACGCTCGCCATGATGGCGAAAAATCACTCTCCTATAATTTCTATATAGTGTCGCCCGGACGAGCCGAGATAGGTCATCTCGCCGCAGAGCGTCACGCCCAATGAAATCTGGCCCCGGCCAATCAACCATAATGAAAAAGAAAATATTTACGCCAGCATGATGAATTCTGGCCCATTTAACAAAATATACTCCCATTAGCCGTTCTTTAACCGAATAACTGCATAAGAAGGTTAATTAGGTTTTTCTTTCGGAGCTCTCCAGATGGGACTCGACCGCCTCTCCTTCGCGCAGAAGATCGGGCTGATCATTCTGCTTGCAGCATTTGCCATGGCCCTTCAGATCGGCGTCACGCTCTGGATCAAGCGCGGCGACCTCTATGACGAAAGAACGCGCGAAATCAGATCCGTTATTGAGATCGCGGTGTCAGAGGCGCTGACGCTCGAAGCAAAAGCGGCGGCCGGCGAGTTAACCCGCGAGGAGGCGATGAACCGTTGGAAGACAAGCCTCGTCGGACAACGGTTCCGCGAAAACGAATATCTGTTCGCGGTTCAGTTCGACGGAGTCATCTTTGCGCACGCCATCAAGCCCGAACTCGACGGCAAAAATCTTATCGATTTCGAAGATCCGACCGGTTTCAAGCTGTTCGATGCAATGATCAAGGTCGCCAAGGCCGAACCCGAAGGAGGCACGGTCGCTTACATGTGGCCCAAAGCCGGGTCGGACGAACCGGAACCCAAGCTATCCTATGTCAAACCCATCGCTCCCTGGGGTATTCTCGTCGGAACCGGCGTTTACATTGACGACATAGACGCCGCGCTTATGGAGTATGCCCTGCGCGCTGGAGGCATGACCGCCGGCATTCTGGTCGTGATGATCCTGATCGGGCTCACGATCTCTCGCGGCATCACCGGCCCGATGGAAGCACTGCGCCGGACGATGTCCGAACTCGCGGCGAACAATCTCAACGTCGATGTGCCGGGCATCGATCGCCGGGACGAGGTCGGTGCGATGGCAAAGGCGGTTCAGGTTTTCAAGGAGAATGCCGCGCGCGTCGCCGCGCTCGAGGAAAGCCGGGCGGAGGATGCCGAAAAGGCCGAAGCCGAACGCCGTCGCCTCCTGCAGGAGATCGTCAGGGAACTTGAAAGCTCGATCGGCCGCGTGACCGGCGAGGTCCAGAACTCGGCGGAAGCCGCCCGACGCTCTGCCGCCGACATGCAGCAGACAGCAGCCGAAACCGCAGACAGCGCACGAGAGGCCGACAGCGCTGCGCAAAATGCGTCGCAAAGCCTGCAGAGCGTGGCGGCGGCAACGGAAGAACTGACAAACTCAATCGCGGAAATCGGCCGGCAGGCCGACCAATCCGCCTCGATCTCCCGCGCGGCGGCGA
This region includes:
- a CDS encoding baeRF12 domain-containing protein — translated: MQVAHKAWVLVADGERFVVYENHGDADLIDLRVVDNERTSNPADHLQGTDRPGRLNDPSGGQKSAVEATNWHVLEKQHFAEKTAAKLNDWALAKKFDDLVVIADPRTLGSLRSHYSQPVKAKLRKELDKDLTHLPVNEIEQALTRL
- a CDS encoding DCC1-like thiol-disulfide oxidoreductase family protein, with translation MRSIAVENSWTGGQYSLFRVLFGVYLFVHFGYLAAWAPELFSSAGMLPNASLSPLISAFPNILAIIDTPGFTIGLSLTAAIAALFFAIGRFDRLAAIYMWLILASFLGRNPLITNPAIPYVGWMLLAHLLLPRAPYGSWIARGRTDPDAGWRFPPALFLAAWAILGLSYSYSGYTKLLSPSWVSGENVAYVLTNPLARDWWLRDLFLAAPPVLLKGLTWFILAVELLFAPLSLSRRFRPWLWGAMLFVQAGFALLLNFPDLTLAMLLFHLFTFDPAWVKPRDMTGTTVFYDGGCALCHGSVRFLLAEERAGKLTFSPLGSASFMARVSKAEREHIGDTFVVLTGSNELLTESDGVIHVLKGCGGLWSLIAAGLDLLPKIARDFGYRQIGKRRYALFGGKNELCPIVPERFRSRILA
- a CDS encoding methyl-accepting chemotaxis protein; its protein translation is MGLDRLSFAQKIGLIILLAAFAMALQIGVTLWIKRGDLYDERTREIRSVIEIAVSEALTLEAKAAAGELTREEAMNRWKTSLVGQRFRENEYLFAVQFDGVIFAHAIKPELDGKNLIDFEDPTGFKLFDAMIKVAKAEPEGGTVAYMWPKAGSDEPEPKLSYVKPIAPWGILVGTGVYIDDIDAALMEYALRAGGMTAGILVVMILIGLTISRGITGPMEALRRTMSELAANNLNVDVPGIDRRDEVGAMAKAVQVFKENAARVAALEESRAEDAEKAEAERRRLLQEIVRELESSIGRVTGEVQNSAEAARRSAADMQQTAAETADSAREADSAAQNASQSLQSVAAATEELTNSIAEIGRQADQSASISRAAATEAKDANAKVTSLQSSAERIGEVVSLINDIAEQTNLLALNATIEAARAGEAGKGFAVVASEVKSLANQTGSATQEIAGQISAIQQATKEAAEVIGKIVGTIQNIDETTSAIAAAVEEQSSATREISGNVEQVSHATDTVTSNIGRVNMAGERSDKAAHELSGVTDKLGKQIGSLKEEVDKFVRRLSST
- a CDS encoding sterol desaturase family protein, whose translation is MAFNLVQASMVYVAGATWDRWLPGLAAWQTDELFGMEGGAVFGYLVITFIYYWWHRARHEVALFWRVFHQIHHSPQRIEIITSFYKHPAEIVVNSLLSSLVLYALCGLSPESATLAVLLTGLAELFYHWNVRTPYWLGFFVQRPESHCIHHRKGWHRQNYSDLPLWDILFGTFNNPRQFNDACGFEADLEQKVGTMLLGADVHDGSAKGRRQ